One Saccharopolyspora erythraea NRRL 2338 genomic region harbors:
- a CDS encoding VOC family protein — MAIRDITGLHHIGLVVRDMKTALDTFQRLGFRVGPPTYPALPPAPGAAPEPIGAGNTHADFPRSFIEILGFAPEQREHTPAGAELIPLQIPDDQLAATRAAMTRTVAGLAARLDRYEGAHILVFTTDDAEQTVARLDRAGVGHGGAHAAQRPITTADGTRLEAIKYLEINGDEPTGMPAEGRVGAAQDAPAHVLDAQVGLDHPNGAVGLAECVLCVGDDELDATADRYERCLGIAPEHDGPSRGFGFASSRLTLTTASGLADRLPGEQPPSAPALCAYTIAVTDLAAAERLLHSHGVETGRAATGEPFVPAASAHGAAILLRQAMPAT; from the coding sequence ATGGCGATCCGCGACATCACCGGCCTCCACCACATCGGGCTCGTCGTCCGCGACATGAAGACCGCACTCGACACCTTCCAACGGCTCGGCTTCCGCGTCGGCCCGCCGACCTATCCGGCTCTGCCGCCGGCCCCGGGCGCGGCGCCCGAGCCGATCGGCGCGGGCAACACCCACGCCGACTTCCCGCGCAGCTTCATCGAAATTCTCGGCTTCGCCCCTGAACAGCGGGAACACACGCCCGCGGGTGCCGAACTCATCCCGCTGCAAATCCCGGACGACCAGCTCGCCGCGACCAGGGCGGCGATGACGCGCACCGTCGCGGGCCTCGCCGCGCGACTGGACCGCTACGAGGGCGCGCACATCCTCGTCTTCACCACCGATGACGCCGAGCAGACCGTCGCCCGCCTCGATCGAGCCGGCGTCGGCCACGGCGGCGCGCACGCCGCGCAGCGCCCCATAACCACCGCCGACGGCACCCGGCTCGAAGCGATCAAGTACCTCGAGATCAACGGCGACGAGCCGACCGGCATGCCCGCCGAGGGCCGCGTCGGCGCCGCCCAGGACGCTCCCGCCCACGTCCTCGACGCCCAGGTCGGGCTCGACCACCCCAACGGCGCCGTCGGCCTGGCCGAATGCGTGCTCTGCGTCGGCGACGACGAACTGGACGCCACCGCCGACCGCTACGAACGCTGTTTGGGCATCGCACCCGAACACGACGGCCCTTCCCGAGGCTTCGGCTTCGCATCCAGCCGCCTGACGCTGACCACCGCATCCGGACTCGCGGACCGCCTGCCCGGCGAGCAACCGCCCAGCGCTCCGGCCCTGTGCGCATACACCATCGCGGTCACCGACCTGGCCGCAGCCGAACGGCTGCTGCACAGCCATGGCGTCGAGACCGGGCGAGCCGCCACCGGCGAGCCGTTCGTTCCCGCGGCGAGCGCCCACGGCGCCGCCATCCTGCTCCGACAGGCGATGCCGGCCACCTGA